From Camelina sativa cultivar DH55 chromosome 7, Cs, whole genome shotgun sequence, one genomic window encodes:
- the LOC104699561 gene encoding fatty-acid-binding protein 1 — protein MVSFRFPFSFSQPPRATSLSGFSVSAVAVSVTVGAAAAAGAAIAASRNPRHPILEWAFSSHRSSLLLPWGSITLADSTSESVVEPKTGFSFPASIGDSRRLLGVGLRKKSLLGLKNIDVYAFGVYADCDDVKKLVGEKYANLPASEIRGNKSFLDDLMQADIKMTIRLQIVYGKLSIRSVRSAFQESVGNRLKKFGGLDNDQLLLSFTSLFKDEYNIPRNSTIDLTKEPGHVLSVAIEGDHVGSVKSQLLCRSILDLYIGEEPFDKNAREDFLDNVASLAFDN, from the exons atggtttcGTTTCGGTTCCCTTTCTCGTTTTCTCAGCCCCCGCGTGCCACGTCATTATCTGGCTTCTCCGTTTCCGCCGTCGCAGTCTCTGTCACCGTTGGCGCTGCAGCAGCCGCCGGAGCTGCGATCGCGGCGTCTCGTAATCCCAGGCATCCGATTCTGGAGTGGGCCTTCTCCTCTCACCGTTCGTCTCTGCTGTTACCGTGGGGATCTATAACTCTAGCCGACTCTACCTCCGAATCCGTTGTTGAGCCCAAGACCGGTTTCTCGTTCCCCGCTTCAATCGGAGATTCCCGGCGATTACTCGGCGTCGGCCTGAGGAAGAAGAGCTTACTTGGATTAAAGAACATCGATGTCTACGCCTtcg GTGTGTACGCTGATTGTGATGatgtgaagaagcttgttgGTGAGAAATACGCAAATCTACCAGCTTCGGAGATCAGGGGAAACAAGTCATTCTTGGATGATCTCATGCAAGCCGATATTAAGATGACTATAAGGCTCCAGATTGTCTACGGCAAACTCAGCATCCGTTCCGTTCGCAGTGCTTTTCAAGAATCTGTCGGTAACAGACTCAAAAAGTTCGGTGGCCTTGACAACGACCAGTTGCTTCTAAG CTTCACTAGCCTCTTCAAAGATGAGTATAATATTCCAAGAAACTCCACCATTGATTTGACAAAAGAACCAGGCCATGTTCTCAGCGTTGCAA ttGAGGGAGACCATGTCGGGAGTGTGAAGAGCCAACTCTTGTGTAGGTCAATCTTAGACTTGTACATTGGTGAAGAACCGTTTGATAAGAATGCAAGAGAAGATTTTCTTGATAATGTGGCTTCTCTAGCCTTCGACAACTAG